The genomic DNA GCACCGTATCTGACAGAAACGGACGAACCGACTGCGCCAGCAGCCTCATATCCTGGGAGTTTGGCACAACCGGGATGTTCACGACCGCTTCATGGGTCTGAACGCCTTCCAAACCCTTCAGCATCTCGTAGCCCGAAAGCATCACCTTTCCGCGATCGGCATAGTATTCCGACAGCAGCGTATTAAAGACTGAGTGGGTATGCAGGACGGCTCCCGCCCCCGTTTCCTTAACCACTGTTAAATGAAGCAGCGTTTCCGCAGAAGTGCGCCCTTTTCCCTGGACGACAATTCCATCACCGTCTACTTCAATTAAATCCTCTGGCTGCACTAATCCCTTATCCACCCCGCTTGGAGCCATAAGAAGCGTAAGCGGTGTGCGGCTGATCACTGCACTAAAATTACCCCCCGTGCCCTGTGCCCACCCTTGCGAGTGGATGTCCTGAATCACCCAGCTTAGCGTATCCCGCAGGTCTAACGAGTGCAGCATGGCGTATGACATTGTTAACCCAACAATCCACCAATCTCAGTCTGTACAATAAGCCCCATCGACGTTTAACAGTATCGTAATCAGGGATCAAGCGCAATGAGATGATCGAGTCGGGTTTTAGCCGATTTATTCCGACCCAGAATCAGCTCGCCGTCTGTGTCAAAATCGCTTCCATTTGAGCAGGAGATAGGGCAGGATTCGCACTCAGCATCAGCGCCGCAATTCCTGCCACATAGGGAGCCGCAAAGGAAGTACCGCTGCTGAAATTGTAGGACTGCTGCCACCGGGAGGAAATCGTTGAAAAAATATCGGCTCCGGGAGCTGTCACGTAGTCGATCGTCCGGTTGCCCGCCGGATTCGAGAAGCTTGCCAGTCCACCCGATCGATCGATCGCCCCTACCGCAATACCCAAATCACGAGCCGCCCCAAAGGCAGGTTCACTCGGACGAATTGCCCCCTGCTGTCGCTCATTACCCGCCGCCATCACCACCAGAACACCCCGCTGACGAGCGTACTGAAGAGCTGCATCAATCCCGGCATCAGGGGTTGAGAAGGGCAGTGCCCCATCTGCCATCCCCAGACTAAGATTCACAATTCTGGCTCCGTTATCCACGGCATAGCGGATTCCCTGAGCGACATGCTCCGGCTGGTTCTGGGACGTGCTGGACATTAC from Leptolyngbya ohadii IS1 includes the following:
- the mtnB gene encoding methylthioribulose 1-phosphate dehydratase is translated as MLHSLDLRDTLSWVIQDIHSQGWAQGTGGNFSAVISRTPLTLLMAPSGVDKGLVQPEDLIEVDGDGIVVQGKGRTSAETLLHLTVVKETGAGAVLHTHSVFNTLLSEYYADRGKVMLSGYEMLKGLEGVQTHEAVVNIPVVPNSQDMRLLAQSVRPFLSDTVRSYGFLVVGHGLYTWGDTLFQARRHLEILEFLFELTYRKLTLR